A single Apodemus sylvaticus chromosome 20, mApoSyl1.1, whole genome shotgun sequence DNA region contains:
- the LOC127670777 gene encoding olfactory receptor 6C6-like yields MKNQSVEIVFILLGLTDDPHLQILIFLFMFFNYILSLMGNLVIIFLTLLDLRLKTPMYFFLRNFSFLEMAFTTACIPRFLMSILTGDKTITYNACVSQLFFFFLLLITEFYLLAAMSYDRYVAICRPLHYPIIMSSKVCHILVLSSWVTGFLSIFPPLMLGLKLEFCASKTVDHFLCDTSPVLQLSCTDTRLIEWIAFVVAIMTLIITLILVILSYTLIIKTILKFPSAQQRRKAFSTCSSHMVVVSITYGSCIFMYIKTSAKERVTLNKGVAVLNTSVAPLLNPFIYTLRNQQVKDAFKQVFRRLCYSQTVN; encoded by the coding sequence atgaaaaacCAGTCAGTAGAGATTGTGTTCATTTTGCTGGGATTAACAGATGACCCTCACCTTCAAATTCTGATTTTCctgtttatgttttttaattatatcttGAGCCTGATGGGGAACTTAGTAATCATCTTCCTCACTCTGCTGGATCTTCGCCTCAAGACTCCAATGTACTTCTTTCTCCGGAATTTCTCCTTCTTGGAAATGGCATTCACAACTGCCTGCATTCCACGGTTCTTGATGAGCATTCTCACTGGAGACAAAACAATTACCTACAATGCTTGTGTATCTCAattgttcttcttctttctacTACTTATCACAGAGTTCTACCTCCTGGCTGCCATGTCCTATGATCGCTATGTAGCCATCTGCAGACCACTGCACTACCCCATCATCATGAGTAGCAAAGTGTGCCACATACTGGTCCTCAGCTCCTGGGTGACTGGGTTTTTATCCATCTTCCCCCCTTTAATGTTGGGACTCAAACTGGAATTCTGTGCTTCCAAAACTGTAGATCATTTCCTATGTGACACTTCTCCTGTCCTGCAGCTGTCTTGCACAGACACACGTTTAATAGAATGGATCGCATTTGTCGTAGCTATAATGACACTTATCATCACCTTGATCTTAGTGATTCTCTCCTACACACTCATCATCAAAACCATCCTAAAGTTCCCTTCAGCTCAACAGCGGAGAAAGGCCTTTTCCACCTGCTCCTCACACATGGTTGTTGTCTCCATTACTTATGGGAGTTGTATCTttatgtacataaaaacatcagCCAAGGAGAGGGTGACTTTAAATAAAGGTGTAGCTGTTCTCAATACCTCTGTGGCCCCTTTGCTAAACCCATTCATTTACACCCTAAGAAACCAGCAGGTAAAGGATGCTTTCAAGCAGGTGTTTCGCAGATTGTGTTATTCTCAAACAGTGAATTAG